The Cryptomeria japonica chromosome 2, Sugi_1.0, whole genome shotgun sequence region ggacttttgtaaagctttaacaggctaggctcctaacagggcgaacttcaaaagagtttagatagttatctcgTGAggctcatctcaccgtggtttttcccatttgggtttccacatcaaaaatgtttgtgtcaagtggtgaatttttttgtggttatgttctcatggttgatttacttaactactttgatatgtcatgataactgaaagcattgagaaatgaagtttgttgacatatgaaaaaaatatttggatgtttatgagtttgaaattgtttactgttaatttgttgtaacattcaattggtttatcttatgagtttttatcttgacagtggtattacattgatagtttactttgagagattgattttaagattggtgaagttattatcagtttttctatctactgaataacccccccccgctcttagtagttgaccggatacttattctttcatcataccatcaccaaGTTCCCCTCCAATAACATCATCAATCGGTTAGGATTTTCTATAAGCATCACCAGTGACCATGGGAAGCATTTTGTTAACAAAACTATCAAAGAACTACAAAATAATTTTGTGATCACACATAACCAGAGCACTCCATATCATACACAAGAAAACAAAGCTATTGAAGCATTGAACAAAATCCTAGGAACAACCTTATCTAAGATGTGTAATGCAAACAAAATTGATTGGAGCATTAAGATACTTGCAGTAGTTTGGGCCTACCAAATGACATACAAATGGGCCAACCAAATGACATACAAATGGGCCACTTTAGACACACCTTTTGAGCTAGTATATGGCCTTGAAGCCACCCTACTCATTAACATTACTATTAATAACCTTAGAATGACACTTAAACTTTCACTTATGGAAGATGACTCTGTAAAAGAACGACTTGAGAAACTACATAAATTAGAGGAGGACAAACAACTTGCTGAAGGACACCTCATAATAGAATGTTGAAGACAAAAAGAGTGCCATGACCAAAACTTATGAGCAAATCAGTTCAAGGTTGAGGATACAATACTCTTATATGACAACAAATTTAAAAAGTAAGGCAAACTCAAAGTTCGTGGCTCAACCCCTACAAGGTCAATGACATTTTGAAATCTAGAGAAATTTTACTAGAGAGCCTAGATAGAACGATTCTACAATGATATGTAAATGGAGCATGACTTAAACACTTTCATCATGATACCAAACAATGTTGACTTGAGGACAAGTCAAGGTTTAACTAAAGAATGATGTTCACTAGAAAACATGATACACACAACAATTCAAAGATATAGGGTGTAATCTGAAAGTTCAGAGTTCCTAAATGCATAAGTTGAAAGTTAGGATGTTAGATAGGGATTCGACATAAGGGTTGCACATCTATCCAGAGATATAGGTATAGGACATAGATCTCTTCATTaaaatagatagatagagagataggatACAAGATAAGAGGATAAAAGACACAATTGAGATGTAAGGAATGtatatgatatattgatatatgaaTATAAATACATCTGATTGTGGTTTTCATAGGTGTATGTGATTTGTTTTGAATTATATACCAAAGTAGGATCCAAATTAATCTATTTGTTACTCCAATAGGATTGAGTCTGGGGTTACTAGACTACAACTACAAAAATTCTTTTGGAACATAACACTAGCCCATCTCCTTCAAATTTGTTGCTAACATACACCctagattatttttattgtttcCAACTTTAGAAAGGATTTCACAAGAATGTGGATATTTATTGAGTGTTGAGTTGTCAAAATGAGATGAGTCAATCTTAGATTCAATTGGTCCATGTGGGGTGAAATCTAAAAAGCTCCAATCATCATCGAGCCATgtgctaaagaagaagaagatgggaTAGATTTAGAAGTAGCTTGGACAAATGAAACACAAGGTTGAGCTTTGAGGCTTCAAATGTAAATTGTGAGATGTTGTATTCTCCAACAAAAGAGGATGTAAGTCTACTGAATCCTAATGATCACCTAAAAAAGCATTATCAATAGGATATTCAGTATCTACTTTGGTTATAGAAGGAATCATAGAGTTAAGAGAATGTTAATATTCTTCTTTTGTTTAGAGACTAGTATAGCCCATTGGATAAAAATACTAacaaattttgaaacaaggatTCTTGCTTACAAATATTTTACTAACAACAAAATTACCAAGAAAAATAATTGTTGTATATTGGAAAAATTAATATTGTAACACTCTTTTTATTGCAACAAAGTCCATCATTGAGAGTTCTCTCATACCGAATCTAGTTGTCTTTTATACAATTATattatttaaaacaaaaaacattgtctacattataaataaaaataaaatgaagcaaacttcttagaaataaatttatcCCTAACTGCTTGTATGAAACAAACTCATTAAAATAAAACTAGATATAAAATAATATTCAATATTATCATCACTAACCTAGAATATATATTGATCAACTAAAACCAACTACTACTCCATATGTACATAAGAGAGAATTGCAGGATATATTCAACTATGATTTTATTTAGTAATACTTAAATGCATAGTTTTGTTTCCAGAAAAAGAGATGGAACATAAGGGTCCATTTCACTTCCCATAGGAGTCACACAAAACACTAAATTGTGATCACTGGTCACTCACACACAAAACCACAAATGTTATAGGCTTTTCAGCACTGTCATATGCTAATGCTGTTAGGAATTCCCTTAAAGGTGAGACCACCAGCCTTGGTTACATCTGAAGTGTTTGGAAACAACAGTGTGTAGGGAAGCTTTGCGGCACCACATCGGTTCTTCAGGTTTGGGTCTTCATTTCTAGCAGTAATCTTTGTCTCGATACCCAACAGGTTCTGGTGAAATTTTTGAAAGGCTTCGTAAACCCTATTGTCATCATCCCATTCTTTGGTTGAACCCTGGCCTAAGTAAACCTCGTCGGTGGAATGCCTTGACAAAATTTCCAGCACAGCCATGGTAGTAGTGGCTGTGGTAGGACCTGTAAGAGTCTTGAGAAAAAATGCTTCTGGGTCCTTGAGGAGTTTGGAATACTGATCCGATCCTTTGAGTGGAACAAGCTTACGGGTGGTACTGGGGAGATTGGGCATGAATCCAGCGTAGTCATACTGGCCGAAGTTCACCGCAGCGTGGTGAGCAGAGGTAACCCAGATGATGGTGGTAATTGCTTCCTTCAGATCTTTCAGGCTCTTCATTTTGTACCATCCTGCCTTCTCACGCTTCTTGTCTCCATGCCCAACCTCTCTGATCTCTTTCCACCATGCTCTCACTTCTTCATCACTCTCTACACTATCATCACCGCTGTAATAAAGTGATAAGTATTCCGACACCCAGGATTTCAAGGCATCCCATATTTCAAGCCCGTCAACAGCATATGGATAATCTTTAATCACAAGTTCCAGCCCACCTGCTCCATTTTCTGTAGCCATACCCCTGCAGTTACACACCCAAAGAAAGGCATCAATATCTTAAATTACAATGTCAATTGACTAAAACATTCACATTCATGCGTTACCTCTTTTTCAGATCAGCTGGTAGACCTTGCTCATTGAATTTCCAATCGATGTATGCTTTGGAAGAGATTTCCATTCCAAACTTGCCTGGACTGAAACATTTCTCGACAATGCCTTCCGCATTTATCAACCTTTCACGAGCTGCACGGTTGATGTCCATGGTATTGCGGAAGTGAGGGACAAGTAACTTGTGAAGTGGGTGCAGTTTGCTCAGATTTCTCTGAATAGAAATAATAAACGGCTCTATCACGGCATGTGTTCGAAGCCTGAAATTTTTTAGCATCAGCGAACCCCACATTATCTTGCATGCAAGATATAATTACAATGCAAGTCTATGTATAATTACTTACCAATGATTGACTATCTGGTGATAACCAGAATCGTTGGATCGCACATGAGCTTTGGCCAACTCCCACAACCATCCCTTGTCTTCTTGAGCATAGTTGGGAGTGAAGACGCGGTTGTCACCATGTCCCACAGCTGTGGGAGGCAAACACAGCTCGATGGCAATAGGCCTTAGGGTTCCATCACCCCCAAGAAAGAAGATGGTGCGGCTGGCATGGACTTTGCTTGTCTCAAGGTTGTTAATGCGTTCCACGTAGGGCATGTACGCATCATAGTAGTCCATTATAAACAGTCTTTTATTTTCAATGGCCTGACACACCCCAACATATCCTCGATGAGCCACATGGATGTGGTATTACAAGAAATGTACCTTTTCCACTGACATTTTATCCATGTAAGGAAGCAAATGTTCCTCAGTGATTGAACTCTTCTGTGGACCGTATATTTGTGGGTTCTGATTGCCATATGGCGGGAAGCGCTGTCATGGCCAAAACATCCCTCAGAGTCAATAATATTATGAGTCGATCATGAATGTACAAGCATGTTCTTAATTAATATTGCCTAATGTTGATTGCTAGATGGGAATTATCTCATCGTGGGGACAAGATGAGTTGCACAACCTTGGGGAAAAGTAAATTAATGCTCAAGGCTTGTAATCTCAGAGATAAATTCAAGGGAGAAgtaattcattcaatagtttatttGATCAATTAGAGCTTGACTAAAAAAATAGAACTTATCTCTTTAAAAGAAGCATGGTCAAGTTTAGTTAGGCATTTGAGAATTTTCAGAAGCATTGCCTCTAGACACATTTTAAAgagaaagtaaataaaatatatattaaaaacagAAAATTGTATCTTTGTTGAATATTATGACCTTATTCAAGCTTATCAATTGTATCTTTATTGAATATTATGATCTTATTCAAGCTTATCAATTGGATGATCTCAAGGGAAACAAACTTCACATCTTTTGAGATGTCATTTTTGAGAATGAGTGTCATCTTTCAAATGTTcaccattttttgtcaaaatagaaaGCAGTAATATTTCATTAGAATAAAAAAGGAAGTAGAAGTCACTATTAAATATGTTGAATAAAGACATGGTATTGATAGGCCAAATTCAAGTCTATTTATCTAATTTATGGTCTAATACCTCTCTAAGGAGATCACAAATATCGAGTAGAAAACCAATCAAATTGTAAAATCATAATGTCAATCATGCATGGATGAAAAACATTCAAAGTGCTTATGAACCAAGAACTTTTGAGAaagcaataaaataataaaaatgacaATGTGTTATGGATTAGAAGATGGATTCCATCCATTAAAATCGTATATTATTTTTGGTTCCTTTTTCTATTGACAAAGAAGTCATTAATTGTGAATAGGTGTTCAAAACAAATGTTAAATCTTATGACTCAATCGACAAACACAAAACAAGAATAATAGATAAAAGCTACAAACATAATAAAAGTGTGTTTAAGATATCTAAGAATTTAATGTTTCATCTTTAAATAAAGAATATTGAGAtacattaactttttattttatatgattatacAAATTTATAAGATAAAATTGAAAATGTAATCTATATTCATCATAGCCTCGAAACATCTATTATGTGGAGACACGTATGTTACATAAGAACACATCTATCTACATATTCttaaaatgttaaatttttttatatcCCTCAATTaatgtgaaaatatatatattaaaagctTTCCAATCCCCACAAGGGTATTGGCCAGTCCTGTTCTTTGCAGTAGTCGACTTATTTATTTAGTTGGAACATAATTCTAGTTTATAGAATCGGTCGTGACATACTTACCTCCAAACGTTTAATAACCATAGGATTGATCCCTGCAAGTGTTTGACGAGCAAACTCTTCGTCTGTCCTCCATGCATTATCATCCCCTGAATCGCAAATCATATTCATAACACCATCAGGAAGAATCTAACTTCAATTGTATTTCTGTAACCCAACATGTAATCCAGTGTTACGGCTTAATATTAAGTATGCATTTAAAATTTAACCTTACTTACTGTTTATTATATTGGGTTTTGGAAATTTTAGGACCGCTTGGTCGTTTGTATCCAAAATCCCTTTTATCATCTGAAACGGAACGACTGCTTTGGCCAAACTAATTTTAATATCAGCTGGCATGTTAAGTCCCTTACTGTAGAGACTTTTAACCTCCTTCAAATTACCGAAGTGTTTCTTCACTACATTTAGATTTGTGACAAGATCAGAAATGAACTTTTTAGAGAAAGCTTTGAAGAAATGGGCTCGAAAGTCAGAAAGACTGGCTTGAGGGAACTTCTCATCTGCCGGGATATAGAAGCCTGGCGATATAAGTGCTGACAATTTCCACTCCTGCTTTCGACTCTCATAAGCTTGATCTGCAAGAAAAGGAAATTTAAAAGTCTGTTCAAGTGTAAAGCAATTTAAACCTTTAAAGACAATTGAAGGAAGCCAAGAGAGATGAGTATGACTACAATCATTATAAATAGAGGTAAAAGATTTTGAATCCCCAATGATAAGAATGGAGAGCTATGTGTAAACAGTATTTGAAAAGATTTGGTTATGTGTAAATCATAAAATAGGGTGACTCACTTATTCTTAGGCGATTACGGCCAGTTCTGCATCTCCGCGGATATGGGAAGTCGGCGGATCCTCCGAGAATTGTCCTCTCAAGATTCTTCCCGTTCTTAAGGTCACCCAGATCATTGTAAACATCATAATCATAAATACGATCCCACGGCTCCCTCTTCCCAGTACCATTTCCTCTCATTTTTACCAGCTCTTCACCCCTCCAACCCACAAGCCCTACTGGTGTTTTCGAAGGAAGATAGCTCTGCAGACATTACACATTTCCACATTATTGTTATTATAATGATAATGCTTCCTTCTAAATCTGTCTTTAAATATTTCAGGATTTTCTACTCAAACATAGATTATAAAACGAGTGAagtagataatatacagcatacaTTATTTGCAAAGAAGATCCGTCCTCTACTCAAACTAGAACAAAATTTAGCCATCCATGTAGGATAAACCCAAGAGTCCCATAGTCAGTGGGCCATTCAAAAGTGATTTTGTGGGTTGTATCCGGCAGCCTTATGAGGGCTAGCTTTACCCTTGCCAGTTTCTGcaatataaataaaacataatttgTTACTACATATCTTTTTGCAATGTATACGTGTCTGTATGAAAGAAAAGTAAGGCATACGTTACCATTGTCTGTTTGATCACAACTGACCAGTTGAAAAAACACCTTTCTCTGCAGGAGCTCGGCTGCCCTGTCTCCAAAACTAGCACTGTAATCTTTCATGTCCATAAGCGATGCTTTTCTCAAAACTACAGTGCCTTCAATCTTCATAGTTTCAGTCTTACTCTGATTGCTATTATTGAAGAACCTTCTCATTGTTGGTTTTATTGTGCTTCTTCAACTTCTAAATGCCGACCCAATAATTCTCTTGTGCACAGCGGGTGCTTCAGTTGCTGCAAATGGCCACGAGGGTTGAATAAATACGAGTCCGCAGCAGTCGCAACACAGAAACTTACCAATCCTGTCAATCAACTAATCTTTCGTGGAAATTCGCAGTACGGAAGGGAACATCTGAAAATCTTTCAGATTTAGGAGTTATCCCCAGTGATAGAACACTGGCCCCACGCTTATCTAATATCCAACATGTTCGCAATAAATTGGCCCAGGTTGCAATTAGACGGTCAGAAACTATAAATTGTGATTCGTTTATTAAACACCACGAATTTCACACTAAACCTCGTGAAATGGTATTTTGTttactttttcaaaaattttagtcCAATCTTTTTGGATCACATCTTTAAAGAATTGAATGATGTTGTGGACTGTTTAGTCCAATCTTTTTGGATCACATCTTTAATAGATatttagttatattatcttgtaaatgggttatgatattgctatcaaaatTCAATTCTGTATTTTTTGAGTAAGATTCAATGATCAAAGTTAAACCCACTTATCTTGTAACACCATTTAATTTGACTCAATGGGTTATTaaatttgactcaaaaactacatagttgaatcctaatagcaatatcataatttgattttttgtggaaaatatATCCTACTTATCAAATTGTAGATGGGTTGTTATCTATAATTCTTCCAAATGAAGCAAGGAGGAATGTGGATGAATTTAAAATCATACAAGAGATCAATAATGTTATCAAGAGAGTCACAATTAAGAAGTGaagaaacaaatttaaatttaGAGTGTTTCATGTCACTAGGACAGATTTTATAGTGTTCGTGCTCAACCATTTAAAAATATCCTCCTATGATTCATTCAAATGGAGGGATATTATTTCACATACATTCCCCATTCCCCACAGTCACTCTTTCTCTATATTATTAGGAGTGTAGACAAAGAAAAACACTATTGAATGACCATGTGTAACTAGTAGGCTATATAAACTATACTTAAATGTGTTTGTAGTAGGGTGAAAGCATAAACAGGGGTCACCTTTTTTTGGaaagtgatttttttttgaataagtAATTAGTACAAACCTCATGTGACACAAATATGGTGGTCATTTGCCATGAGTGATTTTGGCCCAACCTAGTTTATTTGAATCGGGTTGGTTTGATCTCTTTCATAAAAACACtaatgtctccttgtgtgtgtgtcaAGGGGTTAAGACAAAGTGGGTTAGCCCAATTAGTTTCAATTAAGCTCACTTTAGCCTAATAT contains the following coding sequences:
- the LOC131053551 gene encoding linoleate 9S-lipoxygenase A-like, coding for MAKFCSSLSRGRIFFANNSYLPSKTPVGLVGWRGEELVKMRGNGTGKREPWDRIYDYDVYNDLGDLKNGKNLERTILGGSADFPYPRRCRTGRNRLRINQAYESRKQEWKLSALISPGFYIPADEKFPQASLSDFRAHFFKAFSKKFISDLVTNLNVVKKHFGNLKEVKSLYSKGLNMPADIKISLAKAVVPFQMIKGILDTNDQAVLKFPKPNIINRDDNAWRTDEEFARQTLAGINPMVIKRLERFPPYGNQNPQIYGPQKSSITEEHLLPYMDKMSVEKAIENKRLFIMDYYDAYMPYVERINNLETSKVHASRTIFFLGGDGTLRPIAIELCLPPTAVGHGDNRVFTPNYAQEDKGWLWELAKAHVRSNDSGYHQIVNHWLRTHAVIEPFIISIQRNLSKLHPLHKLLVPHFRNTMDINRAARERLINAEGIVEKCFSPGKFGMEISSKAYIDWKFNEQGLPADLKKRGMATENGAGGLELVIKDYPYAVDGLEIWDALKSWVSEYLSLYYSGDDSVESDEEVRAWWKEIREVGHGDKKREKAGWYKMKSLKDLKEAITTIIWVTSAHHAAVNFGQYDYAGFMPNLPSTTRKLVPLKGSDQYSKLLKDPEAFFLKTLTGPTTATTTMAVLEILSRHSTDEVYLGQGSTKEWDDDNRVYEAFQKFHQNLLGIETKITARNEDPNLKNRCGAAKLPYTLLFPNTSDVTKAGGLTFKGIPNSISI